One genomic segment of Syngnathus acus chromosome 1, fSynAcu1.2, whole genome shotgun sequence includes these proteins:
- the coro2a gene encoding coronin-2A has product MSWRPQYRSSKFRHVYGKPAPKESCYDGVPITCSVQDNNFCAVNPRFLAVITECAGGGAFLVLSVHHTGKVDPHHPRVSGHRGKVLDVKWNPFDDYCIASCSEDATVKVWEIPPHGLLKNMTVAWKELQGHSRRVSLIEWHPTANNILVSTAYDYKVMIWNLDCPEQVIKNPVRTISLHTDVVLSMSFNTDATLLATTCKDKKVRLLEPRSGTLLQETNCKTHKASKVLILDNVNKLLTSGTSRWNDRQIALWDLGDLSVPLVEENLDGSSGFLFPFYDPDTHMLYLAGKGDGNIRYYEISSEKPYIHYLTEYRSNLPQKGMGVMPKRGLDVSMCEVFRFYKLVTIKTLIEPLSMIVPRRSESYQEDIYPMTAGNKPALTADEWLSGIDRGPVLMSLKPGHPVDESNGETDKAHGRAYIREQPGGGKTANNGVAGDGRTVVTNGQDFLLCSPPKTENELRVKFHKQQDEIRRLVELLQQRDVHIKQLELEINNMKNSQQNSL; this is encoded by the exons ATGTCATGGCGTCCTCAGTACCGCAGCTCCAAGTTCCGACATGTGTACGGCAAGCCGGCACCCAAAGAGAGCTGCTACGATGGCGTGCCCATCACGTGCAGCGTGCAGGACAACAACTTCTGTGCCGTCAACCCTCGCTTCCTCGCCGTCATCACTGAGTGTGCGGGGGGCGGGGCCTTCCTGGTCCTCTCTGTCCATCAT ACAGGTAAAGTGGACCCTCACCACCCGCGAGTGTCGGGCCACAGGGGCAAAGTGTTAGACGTCAAATGGAATCCCTTCGACGACTACTGCATCGCCTCCTGCTCTGAGGATGCCACG GTGAAGGTATGGGAGATCCCTCCTCACGGCCTGCTCAAGAACATGACGGTGGCCTGGAAGGAGCTCCAGGGCCACAGCCGTCGGGTGAGCCTCATCGAGTGGCACCCCACCGCCAACAACATCCTCGTCAGCACGGCGTACGACTACAAG GTGATGATCTGGAACCTGGACTGTCCGGAGCAGGTGATCAAGAATCCTGTGCGGACCATCAGCCTCCACACGGACGTTGTGCTGTCCATGTCCTTCAACACCGATGCCACCCTCTTGGCCACAACCTGCAAGGACAAGAAAGTCCGGCTCCTGGAGCCGCGCTCGGGGACCCTGCTCCAG GAAACCAACTGCAAGACGCACAAGGCCAGCAAGGTGCTGATTCTGGACAACGTCAACAAGCTGCTCACCTCAGGCACGTCCAGGTGGAACGACAGACAGATCGCACTTTGGGACCTG ggtgaCCTGTCAGTGCCTTTGGTAGAGGAAAATCTAGATGGTTCGTCAGGTTTCCTCTTTCCGTTCTACGACccggacacacacatgctgtaCCTGGCCGGGAAG GGGGACGGGAACATCAGGTACTATGAGATCAGCTCGGAAAAGCCGTACATCCACTACCTGACGGAGTACCGCTCCAATTTACCTCAGAAAGGGATGG GTGTGATGCCAAAGAGAGGCCTGGACGTGAGCATGTGCGAAGTTTTTCGCTTCTACAAACTGGTGACCATCAAGACTCTCATCGAGCCGCTGTCCATGATCGTCCCTCGCAGG TCGGAGTCGTACCAGGAGGACATCTATCCAATGACGGCGGGCAACAAGCCCGCCTTGACTGCCGACGAGTGGCTGAGCGGCATCGACAGAG GCCCAGTGCTGATGTCGCTAAAGCCCGGCCATCCGGTGGACGAATCGAACGGCGAGACCGATAAGGCTCACGGTAGAGCGTACATTAGGGAACAGCCGGGCGGCGGCAAGACGGCCAACAACGGCGTGGCCGGAGACGGCAGGACGGTGGTGACTAACGGACAAGACTTCCTGCTCTGCTCGCCACCTAAAACGGAAAATGAG CTTCGCGTGAAATTCCACAAGCAGCAGGACGAAATCCGGCGACTGGTGGAGCTTCTCCAACAGAGGGACGTGCACATCAAGCAGCTGGAGCTAGAGATCAACAATATGAAAAACTCTCAGCAGAACTCACTTTAA
- the anp32b gene encoding acidic leucine-rich nuclear phosphoprotein 32 family member B isoform X1, with translation MLMENRIHLELRNKTPSEVRELVLDNCKTADGNTEGLTDEFVNLVFLSLIDVGLSSISNIPRLEKLKKLELSDNKISGGLEVLAQKLPNLTHLSLSGNKLKELSTLEPLKKLKHLKSLDLFNCDVTSICDYKDSVFKLLPQLIYLDGYDCEDKEASDSDVEVDGVDDDDDEEGEDEEDEDGEDDDLDEEDEDEEDEEEVEGEEDDEVSCEDEEEDYGLDGEVDDEEDDEDEDDEDTATGKGEKRKREAEEEDEDEDDEEDD, from the exons ATGTTGATGGAAAACAGGATCCACTTGGAGCTCAGAAACAAGACACCATCTGAA GTACGAGAACTCGTCCTCGACAACTGCAAAACGGCCGACGGAAATACCGAAGGCCTCACGGACGAGTTTGTCAACCTGGTTTTCCTCAGTTTGATAGATGTCGGCTTATCATCAATCTCCAACATACCCAGACTAGAAAAGCTCAAAAAG CTGGAGTTGAGCGACAACAAAATCAGCGGTGGCCTGGAGGTCTTAGCACAGAAACTCCCCAACCTTACACATCTAAGTCTGAGCGGCAACAAATTGAAAGAACTCAGCACGTTGGAACCACTG AAAAAGCTGAAACACCTGAAAAGTTTGGACCTGTTCAACTGCGACGTGACCTCCATTTGCGACTACAAGGACAGCGTGTTCAAACTGCTGCCCCAGCTCATCTACCTGGACGGCTATGACTGCGAGGACAAGGAGGCCTCAGACTCAGATGTCGAGGTGGACGGCGtggacgacgacgatgacgaag AAggagaggacgaggaggatgaggatggaGAGGACGATGACTTAGATGAGGAAGACGAGGacgaagaagacgaggaagaggTCGAGGGAGAAGAGGATGATGAGGTCAGCTGTGAAGACGAg GAGGAGGACTATGGTCTGGACGGGGAAGTAGATGATGAAGAGGACGATgaggatgaagacgatgaag ATACAGCAACCGGCAAAGGTGAGAAGAGAAAGCGGGAAGccgaggaggaagatgaggacgaggacgacgaAGAGGACGACTAG
- the anp32b gene encoding acidic leucine-rich nuclear phosphoprotein 32 family member B isoform X2, with protein sequence MLMENRIHLELRNKTPSEVRELVLDNCKTADGNTEGLTDEFVNLVFLSLIDVGLSSISNIPRLEKLKKLELSDNKISGGLEVLAQKLPNLTHLSLSGNKLKELSTLEPLKKLKHLKSLDLFNCDVTSICDYKDSVFKLLPQLIYLDGYDCEDKEASDSDVEVDGVDDDDDEGEDEEDEDGEDDDLDEEDEDEEDEEEVEGEEDDEVSCEDEEEDYGLDGEVDDEEDDEDEDDEDTATGKGEKRKREAEEEDEDEDDEEDD encoded by the exons ATGTTGATGGAAAACAGGATCCACTTGGAGCTCAGAAACAAGACACCATCTGAA GTACGAGAACTCGTCCTCGACAACTGCAAAACGGCCGACGGAAATACCGAAGGCCTCACGGACGAGTTTGTCAACCTGGTTTTCCTCAGTTTGATAGATGTCGGCTTATCATCAATCTCCAACATACCCAGACTAGAAAAGCTCAAAAAG CTGGAGTTGAGCGACAACAAAATCAGCGGTGGCCTGGAGGTCTTAGCACAGAAACTCCCCAACCTTACACATCTAAGTCTGAGCGGCAACAAATTGAAAGAACTCAGCACGTTGGAACCACTG AAAAAGCTGAAACACCTGAAAAGTTTGGACCTGTTCAACTGCGACGTGACCTCCATTTGCGACTACAAGGACAGCGTGTTCAAACTGCTGCCCCAGCTCATCTACCTGGACGGCTATGACTGCGAGGACAAGGAGGCCTCAGACTCAGATGTCGAGGTGGACGGCGtggacgacgacgatgacgaag gagaggacgaggaggatgaggatggaGAGGACGATGACTTAGATGAGGAAGACGAGGacgaagaagacgaggaagaggTCGAGGGAGAAGAGGATGATGAGGTCAGCTGTGAAGACGAg GAGGAGGACTATGGTCTGGACGGGGAAGTAGATGATGAAGAGGACGATgaggatgaagacgatgaag ATACAGCAACCGGCAAAGGTGAGAAGAGAAAGCGGGAAGccgaggaggaagatgaggacgaggacgacgaAGAGGACGACTAG
- the hemgn gene encoding hemogen isoform X2, whose protein sequence is MLFNCSLSFFFFLVRYYFLWRRKFSSVKACQLLRLYEHDKTSSRSSTQRLTMEETLQQEIEYKIQNEEDQGGIRRRLRDRELLKRKRAEAEQKETCQWVLGLESLGKRQKYDQRRSTKRRGRPRKTDCTAESSQVGDSQGPVVLVLPQPALGVDSLPTVASGSLETVSTWSPNPVLTPLPNVAVVSPPDLVPPPITAPPDVFPTAVLPDLAQDPATVSAQTSSTDLAQPPSAVLPDRSTAPDQALASDSVPLTPVQDLSTASAQSSSLDPDLVASLTTVPLASAQAPVQYSAPDLVPASDVLIPTPSQATVAEVVEAPTGAPQRVENLSTESQGKENLDLVLIEALGPDQLENDVPPTQDEKADEDVSQKLSNYEAE, encoded by the exons ATGTTGTTTAACTGCTcactatctttttttttttttttggtgcgaTATTATTTCTTATGGCGCCGCAAATTTAGCTCGGTGAAAGCATGCCAACTTCTCCGGCTTTACGAACATGATAAGACCAGCTCTCGCAGCTCAACG CAAAGACTCACCATGGAGGAGACGTTGCAGCAAGAAATTGAATATAAAATCCAGAATGAAGAAGACCAAG GTGGAATCCGTCGACGATTGCGAGATAGAGAACTTCTCAAGAGGAAAAGAGCCGAAGCGGAGCAGAAGGAAACTTGCCAGTGGGTTTTGGG ATTGGAGAGCCTGGGGAAAAGACAGAAGTACGACCAGAGGAGAAGCacaaagaggagggggaggccCAGGAAGACGGATTGCACTGCAGAAAGCTCCCAGGTTGGGGATTCCCAAGGTCCTGTTGTTTTGGTTCTTCCACAACCAGCGTTAGGAGTGGACTCTCTACCCACTGTGGCCAGCGGCAGTCTGGAAACCGTCTCGACGTGGTCGCCCAACCCCGTCCTTACTCCACTTCCAAACGTAGCGGTCGTTTCACCTCCAGATCTTGTCCCGCCACCCATCACAGCTCCTCCAGATGTCTTTCCCACTGCAGTTCTTCCAGATCTGGCCCAAGATCCGGCCACCGTTTCAGCTCAAACGTCATCTACAGATCTTGCTCAACCTCCCAGCGCTGTTCTTCCAGATCGGTCCACCGCTCCAGATCAGGCTTTAGCTTCAGATTCAGTTCCTCTCACTCCCGTCCAGGATCTGTCTACAGCTTCGGCTCAGTCTTCTTCTCTCGATCCAGATCTCGTTGCATCTCTCACCACAGTTCCTCTAGCTTCTGCCCAAGCACCAGTTCAATATTCAGCTCCAGATCTTGTTCCAGCTTCAGATGTTCTTATTCCCACTCCATCTCAAGCcacagttgcagaggtagttGAAGCTCCAACTGGTGCCCCTCAACGGGTGGAGAACCTGTCCACAGAGTCACAAGGCAAGGAGAACCTTGACCTGGTCCTTATTGAGGCCCTGGGCCCGGACCAGCTGGAAAATGATGTACCACCAACTCAGGACGAAAAAGCTGATGAAG atGTGAGCCAAAAGCTGTCAAATTATGAGGcagaataa
- the hemgn gene encoding pollen-specific leucine-rich repeat extensin-like protein 2 isoform X3: MEETLQQEIEYKIQNEEDQGGIRRRLRDRELLKRKRAEAEQKETCQWVLGLESLGKRQKYDQRRSTKRRGRPRKTDCTAESSQVGDSQGPVVLVLPQPALGVDSLPTVASGSLETVSTWSPNPVLTPLPNVAVVSPPDLVPPPITAPPDVFPTAVLPDLAQDPATVSAQTSSTDLAQPPSAVLPDRSTAPDQALASDSVPLTPVQDLSTASAQSSSLDPDLVASLTTVPLASAQAPVQYSAPDLVPASDVLIPTPSQATVAEVVEAPTGAPQRVENLSTESQGKENLDLVLIEALGPDQLENDVPPTQDEKADEDVSQKLSNYEAE, translated from the exons ATGGAGGAGACGTTGCAGCAAGAAATTGAATATAAAATCCAGAATGAAGAAGACCAAG GTGGAATCCGTCGACGATTGCGAGATAGAGAACTTCTCAAGAGGAAAAGAGCCGAAGCGGAGCAGAAGGAAACTTGCCAGTGGGTTTTGGG ATTGGAGAGCCTGGGGAAAAGACAGAAGTACGACCAGAGGAGAAGCacaaagaggagggggaggccCAGGAAGACGGATTGCACTGCAGAAAGCTCCCAGGTTGGGGATTCCCAAGGTCCTGTTGTTTTGGTTCTTCCACAACCAGCGTTAGGAGTGGACTCTCTACCCACTGTGGCCAGCGGCAGTCTGGAAACCGTCTCGACGTGGTCGCCCAACCCCGTCCTTACTCCACTTCCAAACGTAGCGGTCGTTTCACCTCCAGATCTTGTCCCGCCACCCATCACAGCTCCTCCAGATGTCTTTCCCACTGCAGTTCTTCCAGATCTGGCCCAAGATCCGGCCACCGTTTCAGCTCAAACGTCATCTACAGATCTTGCTCAACCTCCCAGCGCTGTTCTTCCAGATCGGTCCACCGCTCCAGATCAGGCTTTAGCTTCAGATTCAGTTCCTCTCACTCCCGTCCAGGATCTGTCTACAGCTTCGGCTCAGTCTTCTTCTCTCGATCCAGATCTCGTTGCATCTCTCACCACAGTTCCTCTAGCTTCTGCCCAAGCACCAGTTCAATATTCAGCTCCAGATCTTGTTCCAGCTTCAGATGTTCTTATTCCCACTCCATCTCAAGCcacagttgcagaggtagttGAAGCTCCAACTGGTGCCCCTCAACGGGTGGAGAACCTGTCCACAGAGTCACAAGGCAAGGAGAACCTTGACCTGGTCCTTATTGAGGCCCTGGGCCCGGACCAGCTGGAAAATGATGTACCACCAACTCAGGACGAAAAAGCTGATGAAG atGTGAGCCAAAAGCTGTCAAATTATGAGGcagaataa
- the hemgn gene encoding pollen-specific leucine-rich repeat extensin-like protein 2 isoform X1, whose translation MEETLQQEIEYKIQNEEDQGGIRRRLRDRELLKRKRAEAEQKETCQLESLGKRQKYDQRRSTKRRGRPRKTDCTAESSQVGDSQGPVVLVLPQPALGVDSLPTVASGSLETVSTWSPNPVLTPLPNVAVVSPPDLVPPPITAPPDVFPTAVLPDLAQDPATVSAQTSSTDLAQPPSAVLPDRSTAPDQALASDSVPLTPVQDLSTASAQSSSLDPDLVASLTTVPLASAQAPVQYSAPDLVPASDVLIPTPSQATVAEVVEAPTGAPQRVENLSTESQGKENLDLVLIEALGPDQLENDVPPTQDEKADEDVSQKLSNYEAE comes from the exons ATGGAGGAGACGTTGCAGCAAGAAATTGAATATAAAATCCAGAATGAAGAAGACCAAG GTGGAATCCGTCGACGATTGCGAGATAGAGAACTTCTCAAGAGGAAAAGAGCCGAAGCGGAGCAGAAGGAAACTTGCCA ATTGGAGAGCCTGGGGAAAAGACAGAAGTACGACCAGAGGAGAAGCacaaagaggagggggaggccCAGGAAGACGGATTGCACTGCAGAAAGCTCCCAGGTTGGGGATTCCCAAGGTCCTGTTGTTTTGGTTCTTCCACAACCAGCGTTAGGAGTGGACTCTCTACCCACTGTGGCCAGCGGCAGTCTGGAAACCGTCTCGACGTGGTCGCCCAACCCCGTCCTTACTCCACTTCCAAACGTAGCGGTCGTTTCACCTCCAGATCTTGTCCCGCCACCCATCACAGCTCCTCCAGATGTCTTTCCCACTGCAGTTCTTCCAGATCTGGCCCAAGATCCGGCCACCGTTTCAGCTCAAACGTCATCTACAGATCTTGCTCAACCTCCCAGCGCTGTTCTTCCAGATCGGTCCACCGCTCCAGATCAGGCTTTAGCTTCAGATTCAGTTCCTCTCACTCCCGTCCAGGATCTGTCTACAGCTTCGGCTCAGTCTTCTTCTCTCGATCCAGATCTCGTTGCATCTCTCACCACAGTTCCTCTAGCTTCTGCCCAAGCACCAGTTCAATATTCAGCTCCAGATCTTGTTCCAGCTTCAGATGTTCTTATTCCCACTCCATCTCAAGCcacagttgcagaggtagttGAAGCTCCAACTGGTGCCCCTCAACGGGTGGAGAACCTGTCCACAGAGTCACAAGGCAAGGAGAACCTTGACCTGGTCCTTATTGAGGCCCTGGGCCCGGACCAGCTGGAAAATGATGTACCACCAACTCAGGACGAAAAAGCTGATGAAG atGTGAGCCAAAAGCTGTCAAATTATGAGGcagaataa
- the trmo gene encoding tRNA (adenine(37)-N6)-methyltransferase isoform X1: MSKMAPVCDCCVKHVDKLKQQVSVMRKEIKNLRQMLESANRAHRKHLLSIESAVSKVGVGDLKKKQPPSTSPQTDLKHGKIQTLPIGYIHSCFSEKNGTPRQPTVCGSSRAELRLQHSVFNNPEHALLGLEQFSHIWVIFLFHKNGHLSHKAKVKPPRLNGERVGLYSTRSPHRPNALGLTLAKLDKIVGDTILLSDIDMIAGTPVLDIKPYIPDYDSPCNRKTIDLEPCQSNTDPAPVSPHEPIEALLKEIEDGQFDDSPNLVDPFAMLEEAKAYLSNRGLTQVNYDCKRSSVDHRGTEQDQRPCYTEEASSTIAGWIREPPVTSLEVRFTPHAQRELAEFLPSIQSDPSESDRPRFKFLRSSDEATAAIRGVLSADPRSVYRRTRCKDKLFFFTLDTADITCWFGPGFAEVLRVQPVQGPVGSM, from the exons atGTCGAAAATGGCTCCTGTATGTGATTGCTGCGTCAAACATGTAGATAAGTTGAAACAGCAGGTGTCTGTGATGCGAAAAGAAATCAAGAATCTTCG GCAGATGCTGGAGTCTGCAAACAGAGCTCATCgcaaacatttgctttctATTGAGTCTGCTGTGTCCAAGGTTGGTGTCGGGgacttgaagaaaaaacaacctcCATCTACTTCACCCCAGACAGATTTAAAGCATG GAAAAATTCAAACCTTGCCGATTGGTTACATTCATTCCTGTTTCTCTGAGAAAAATGGGACGCCCAGGCAGCCCACCGTCTGTGGCTCCTCGAGGGCGGAACTGCGACTGCAGCATAGTGTCTTCAATAACCCAGAACATGCCCTGCTCGGGCTAGAACAATTTTCTCATATCTG GGTTATTTTTCTCTTCCACAAAAACGGCCACTTGAGTCACAAAGCCAAAGTGAAACCCCCCAGGCTGAACGGCGAGAGGGTCGGCTTGTACTCGACTCGCAGTCCACACCGGCCCAACGCTTTGGGCCTGACTCTTGCAAAGCTGGACAAAATTGTTG GTGATACAATTCTTCTATCAGACATTGACATGATTGCAGGCACCCCTGTGCTGGATATTAAACCCTACATCCCTGACTACGACTCCCCTTGCAATAGGAAGACCATAGACCTGGAACCTTGCCAGTCAAACACAGATCCCGCCCCCGTCTCGCCTCATGAACCAATAGAAGCACTGTTGAAGGAAATCGAAGACGGTCAATTTGATGATAGTCCAAATCTTGTGGACCCTTTCGCCATGCTAGAAGAAGCGAAGGCCTACTTGAGCAATCGGGGCCTCACTCAGGTAAATTATGACTGCAAGCGCAGCTCTGTAGATCATCGGGGGACTGAGCAGGATCAGCGGCCGTGTTATACAGAGGAGGCTTCCAGCACCATCGCTGGCTGGATCAGGGAGCCGCCAGTCACCAGCCTGGAGGTGCGCTTCACTCCTCACGCACAGAGAGAGTTGGCAGAATTCCTCCCCTCCATCCAATCAG ATCCCTCTGAGAGCGATCGTCCGAGGTTCAAGTTTCTGCGGAGTTCAGACGAGGCTACCGCCGCCATCCGAGGGGTGCTGTCTGCAGACCCGAGGTCGGTCTACAGGAGAACTCGATGCAAAgacaagctttttttcttcaccctGGACACTGCTGACATAACCTGCTGGTTTGGACCAGGCTTCGCAGAGGTGCTGCGGGTTCAACCTGTTCAGGGCCCCGTTGGCTCCATGTAG
- the trmo gene encoding tRNA (adenine(37)-N6)-methyltransferase isoform X2 → MQMLESANRAHRKHLLSIESAVSKVGVGDLKKKQPPSTSPQTDLKHGKIQTLPIGYIHSCFSEKNGTPRQPTVCGSSRAELRLQHSVFNNPEHALLGLEQFSHIWVIFLFHKNGHLSHKAKVKPPRLNGERVGLYSTRSPHRPNALGLTLAKLDKIVGDTILLSDIDMIAGTPVLDIKPYIPDYDSPCNRKTIDLEPCQSNTDPAPVSPHEPIEALLKEIEDGQFDDSPNLVDPFAMLEEAKAYLSNRGLTQVNYDCKRSSVDHRGTEQDQRPCYTEEASSTIAGWIREPPVTSLEVRFTPHAQRELAEFLPSIQSDPSESDRPRFKFLRSSDEATAAIRGVLSADPRSVYRRTRCKDKLFFFTLDTADITCWFGPGFAEVLRVQPVQGPVGSM, encoded by the exons AT GCAGATGCTGGAGTCTGCAAACAGAGCTCATCgcaaacatttgctttctATTGAGTCTGCTGTGTCCAAGGTTGGTGTCGGGgacttgaagaaaaaacaacctcCATCTACTTCACCCCAGACAGATTTAAAGCATG GAAAAATTCAAACCTTGCCGATTGGTTACATTCATTCCTGTTTCTCTGAGAAAAATGGGACGCCCAGGCAGCCCACCGTCTGTGGCTCCTCGAGGGCGGAACTGCGACTGCAGCATAGTGTCTTCAATAACCCAGAACATGCCCTGCTCGGGCTAGAACAATTTTCTCATATCTG GGTTATTTTTCTCTTCCACAAAAACGGCCACTTGAGTCACAAAGCCAAAGTGAAACCCCCCAGGCTGAACGGCGAGAGGGTCGGCTTGTACTCGACTCGCAGTCCACACCGGCCCAACGCTTTGGGCCTGACTCTTGCAAAGCTGGACAAAATTGTTG GTGATACAATTCTTCTATCAGACATTGACATGATTGCAGGCACCCCTGTGCTGGATATTAAACCCTACATCCCTGACTACGACTCCCCTTGCAATAGGAAGACCATAGACCTGGAACCTTGCCAGTCAAACACAGATCCCGCCCCCGTCTCGCCTCATGAACCAATAGAAGCACTGTTGAAGGAAATCGAAGACGGTCAATTTGATGATAGTCCAAATCTTGTGGACCCTTTCGCCATGCTAGAAGAAGCGAAGGCCTACTTGAGCAATCGGGGCCTCACTCAGGTAAATTATGACTGCAAGCGCAGCTCTGTAGATCATCGGGGGACTGAGCAGGATCAGCGGCCGTGTTATACAGAGGAGGCTTCCAGCACCATCGCTGGCTGGATCAGGGAGCCGCCAGTCACCAGCCTGGAGGTGCGCTTCACTCCTCACGCACAGAGAGAGTTGGCAGAATTCCTCCCCTCCATCCAATCAG ATCCCTCTGAGAGCGATCGTCCGAGGTTCAAGTTTCTGCGGAGTTCAGACGAGGCTACCGCCGCCATCCGAGGGGTGCTGTCTGCAGACCCGAGGTCGGTCTACAGGAGAACTCGATGCAAAgacaagctttttttcttcaccctGGACACTGCTGACATAACCTGCTGGTTTGGACCAGGCTTCGCAGAGGTGCTGCGGGTTCAACCTGTTCAGGGCCCCGTTGGCTCCATGTAG